The Prosthecobacter algae genome includes a region encoding these proteins:
- a CDS encoding Hsp70 family protein, with protein sequence MAEYVGIDLGTTLSGLAYLKPDGNPEIVPNADGERLTPSVVFFEAHEDVKLVGSPARDGGEPDRTIFQIKRYMDDPEHLVEIDGKKWTPAEISALILAKLRRDCSKIIGDINEVVITVPANFNELARKSTIAAAEMAGMKVRRLVNEPTAAAVYYAHSQGVKGRILVYDLGGGTLDVTILDVEGDNIRILTSEGARHLGGSNFDDMLLAAYGEQYTKQTGAPLFNDERHRRRVLLATEDAKKMLSKLQRVNDTVANDKNDGLARIDLTRETFEKMIRHMLTRTVMLVEQALDSAKLKVSDIDHVVLVGGSTRIPKVKTMLDKMFGKTPKSCGNVDECVALGAALFAKKSARIQEVCNASYGTVAMVYNAKTGEEKLMNSVVIPKNTPIPCSRTQIYQTSEDNERVIEVDITQGEDEDSKFVDVIGRITLEVPPNRPKGCEVAVTFSYDENQRVRALVMDKQSGRSREVAVSYKGAGVLSDEDLKRKTAHLRTMRIE encoded by the coding sequence ATGGCTGAATACGTTGGCATTGATCTTGGCACCACGCTCTCGGGCTTGGCATATCTGAAACCTGACGGCAACCCGGAGATCGTGCCCAACGCTGACGGTGAGCGCCTGACTCCTTCGGTGGTGTTCTTCGAGGCGCACGAGGATGTGAAGCTGGTGGGCAGCCCGGCCCGCGACGGGGGGGAGCCGGACCGCACGATCTTCCAGATTAAGCGTTACATGGATGACCCGGAGCACCTGGTGGAGATCGACGGCAAGAAATGGACGCCTGCCGAAATTTCTGCGCTGATCCTTGCCAAGCTGAGGCGCGATTGTTCGAAGATCATTGGCGACATCAACGAGGTCGTCATCACTGTGCCAGCGAACTTCAATGAACTGGCGCGCAAAAGCACCATCGCGGCGGCGGAGATGGCCGGGATGAAGGTGCGGCGGCTGGTGAATGAGCCCACGGCTGCGGCCGTGTATTATGCGCACAGCCAGGGGGTGAAGGGACGCATCCTGGTGTATGACCTGGGCGGCGGCACGCTGGATGTGACCATCCTCGATGTGGAAGGGGACAACATCCGAATCCTGACCAGCGAAGGAGCGCGTCATCTAGGTGGCAGCAATTTTGATGACATGCTGCTGGCTGCCTACGGGGAGCAATACACGAAGCAGACCGGGGCACCCCTTTTCAATGATGAGCGCCATCGCCGTCGTGTACTGCTGGCCACGGAAGATGCCAAGAAGATGCTCTCGAAGCTGCAGCGTGTGAATGACACGGTGGCGAATGACAAGAACGATGGCCTGGCCCGTATCGACCTCACGCGCGAGACGTTTGAGAAAATGATCCGCCACATGCTGACCCGCACGGTGATGCTAGTGGAGCAGGCACTGGACTCTGCCAAGCTGAAGGTGAGCGACATCGACCACGTGGTGCTCGTGGGCGGCTCCACCCGCATTCCCAAGGTGAAGACGATGCTGGACAAGATGTTTGGCAAGACGCCGAAGTCCTGTGGCAATGTCGATGAGTGCGTGGCGCTGGGCGCGGCCCTGTTTGCCAAGAAATCCGCACGCATCCAGGAAGTATGCAACGCCAGCTACGGCACAGTGGCCATGGTTTACAATGCCAAGACGGGTGAGGAGAAGCTGATGAATTCCGTGGTGATTCCGAAAAACACCCCGATCCCTTGCTCCCGTACGCAGATCTACCAGACCAGCGAAGACAATGAGAGAGTGATCGAGGTGGACATCACTCAAGGAGAAGATGAGGACTCAAAATTCGTGGATGTCATCGGTCGCATCACCTTGGAGGTGCCGCCCAACCGACCGAAGGGCTGCGAGGTGGCCGTCACCTTCAGCTATGATGAAAACCAACGGGTACGCGCCTTGGTGATGGACAAGCAGTCGGGCCGCAGCCGCGAGGTGGCGGTGAGCTATAAAGGAGCCGGTGTTTTGTCCGATGAAGATCTGAAGCGCAAGACAGCCCACCTGCGCACGATGCGCATTGAGTAA
- a CDS encoding FHA domain-containing protein codes for MPYLAFNLNDGNEFVFDILEERLSIGRDAKNDIVIDNTYISGFHAEFIRQADGVYELVDLKSSNGTFVNGKRIDRMRVKGGDKIRFGQLDSRFRERAPKGMAPSTEAKNVAAKGQPFRTDGKRGDTESVPAKDVEPKSETSQVEPTKTPLGRPDMGIKGPSVAAAHGMLIQRVAPVDTAQQKQADELREEVSRLQKERDLLRRENEKETLRREELRVLERQVEEGRKTLADLESRTVEIKSSLINSEDELAKLAIKRREAANLDSQVESSRSALAKVQDDIAVASKSLQALHAEADKASADRSASLKEKETVAAELARLKQDLSEASLPAAAVLAAVSPEVDEASLGERSAELAALDAQVAQRQAEVEEVKKTLERLRQEEDQLTAQVQTLVVKETSLTQTTGALAELENKRRLLDAALAGLTGNQTALETKLADLDQQCAVASARLQDLSGDHAKATSEHESLNATKLKLETHIQDLRQQTEHLISNQKKAEEEASQKLVTLEGRLRQKAEELKALETRSGDLTNKLDDLAATDTQLSSASEALKAVEAHKAELTTAISQLSQERDALTRELLAATEKGKAQHGLTQTLMMRRESLEKEVRSIEEQKEMLTADVAKARESLRQAETALAERQQEAKAAEAKTEEFTTKASEVVAQHAALQKEITTLRAEAQAARMELDKATGEAAAQKQAAITATVEEQKLRAQAGELQGKITGLEALLVTLAAAQTGKVQDVAAAEQKVSQLQAQAASVAAQLSAVQADVQQQQEKLAAAQKANEQAGAEIKANLESAKEAQSALLSAEQSRDKAQAEAKRLQAEVEGYEARTPGLRAEAEKMQAELAAKLHNLAASESRVAALTQQTAQLEARAQELASVESRLTKGRTELAEITAKHEKLSTQVPPLAAAREEHEKVLPGLKTEIESLRAEMTTLLRDKQSTAAALEKAQADRRAAFDQTESLRAETANLEKLLNDKRSNLEAETKAKLAEAAAAETRLRELQTKIEADEKRLLELAEVQQKLASATQGVKEAEKQRLTEEKALGELARQQEGLRKDIAKLEAESKAWNTQISEQTKKAKAEEARAADWENRLQKATAAAQVVEAKRLEAEAVATRAREEEKVLRKQIPGLTTELAGLQAMMTSLTKEREEASQFVTRLNVTTENSNKKLAELQQQISQLEEAHKMREERLMKAQEEVDKEAARLKAAQEGSRAAEQAQQDLEKEVKEARQRADAARTQANGLETELGTRLDRVEKLKLEETRLTKELETQTQEIQGRTAVMAELQDKIRHEETRLGDFTQVGGQILSLGAALASLETRQAEASKNLRDAAERELALQVKINALQESLNRDSARAEQARKERTAVETELATFTQQAEKLAASLQAQESEQRKRLADLDAQLHEQAAAVTHLKAELTTLSDRRAEFAQAEAQLNHWKEIDARLRGQLLELEEKHEILRRGLPAEEATVVMFANDIIKRIDLIDALSSRYAGYNGGDVVAQLRTLRHSFEDILLQHGISEFDIGSGTEVDVELRKRITVVESVPGKNKPRVVESCRSGFAYSREEGHEFILRKVEVRTSSQ; via the coding sequence ATGCCTTATTTGGCCTTTAACCTCAACGACGGAAATGAATTCGTCTTCGATATCCTCGAAGAGCGTCTTTCCATCGGCAGGGATGCGAAGAACGACATCGTCATTGATAACACGTACATTTCGGGGTTTCACGCCGAGTTCATCCGTCAGGCGGATGGGGTGTATGAGCTGGTGGATTTGAAGTCATCGAACGGTACTTTCGTGAATGGGAAGCGGATCGACCGTATGAGGGTGAAGGGGGGGGACAAAATTCGTTTTGGCCAGCTTGACTCGAGGTTTCGTGAACGAGCCCCCAAAGGGATGGCACCATCGACTGAGGCCAAAAATGTGGCAGCGAAGGGCCAGCCCTTCCGAACGGATGGCAAACGTGGGGACACGGAGTCCGTGCCTGCAAAGGATGTGGAGCCAAAGTCTGAAACGAGCCAGGTGGAGCCCACGAAGACGCCCCTGGGCAGACCTGACATGGGCATCAAAGGGCCTTCTGTGGCAGCCGCGCACGGCATGTTGATCCAGCGGGTTGCTCCTGTAGACACCGCGCAGCAAAAGCAGGCGGATGAACTGAGAGAGGAAGTGAGCAGGCTGCAAAAGGAGCGTGATCTGCTGCGCCGTGAAAATGAAAAGGAGACGCTGCGGCGGGAGGAACTGCGGGTGCTGGAAAGGCAGGTCGAAGAGGGCCGCAAAACCTTGGCTGACCTGGAAAGCCGGACCGTGGAGATCAAGAGCAGCCTGATCAATTCGGAAGATGAGCTGGCAAAGCTGGCTATCAAACGACGTGAAGCTGCAAATTTGGACAGTCAGGTGGAGTCCAGCCGCAGTGCACTGGCCAAGGTGCAGGATGACATTGCCGTGGCGAGCAAGAGTTTGCAGGCGCTGCATGCCGAGGCAGACAAAGCGAGTGCGGACCGCAGCGCTAGCCTGAAAGAAAAGGAGACGGTCGCGGCAGAACTGGCCCGTCTGAAGCAGGATCTCAGTGAGGCCTCATTGCCCGCTGCCGCTGTCTTGGCGGCTGTTTCTCCAGAAGTGGATGAGGCTTCCTTGGGTGAGCGCAGTGCGGAGCTGGCGGCGTTGGACGCGCAGGTGGCACAGCGGCAGGCGGAAGTGGAGGAGGTGAAAAAGACGCTGGAAAGGCTGCGTCAGGAAGAAGACCAACTCACGGCCCAGGTGCAAACATTGGTGGTCAAAGAAACCAGCCTGACTCAGACCACCGGTGCCCTGGCGGAGCTAGAAAATAAACGCCGTCTGCTGGATGCTGCCCTGGCCGGTCTGACGGGCAACCAAACGGCGCTGGAGACGAAGCTGGCCGATTTGGACCAACAATGCGCTGTGGCCAGTGCGCGGCTTCAGGATCTTTCCGGCGATCACGCCAAGGCGACCTCTGAGCATGAGTCTCTGAATGCGACCAAGCTGAAGCTGGAAACACATATCCAGGATCTGCGCCAGCAAACTGAGCATCTGATTTCCAATCAAAAGAAGGCGGAAGAGGAGGCTTCACAAAAGCTGGTCACACTGGAAGGGCGGCTGCGCCAGAAGGCCGAAGAGCTGAAAGCCCTTGAGACACGCTCGGGCGACCTAACAAATAAGCTGGATGATCTTGCGGCTACGGATACGCAGCTCAGCAGTGCCAGCGAGGCACTGAAAGCAGTGGAGGCCCACAAGGCGGAACTGACGACGGCGATTTCCCAACTGTCCCAGGAGCGCGATGCGTTGACCCGGGAACTTTTAGCCGCGACGGAAAAGGGGAAGGCGCAGCATGGCCTCACGCAAACGCTGATGATGCGGCGGGAGTCCTTGGAAAAAGAGGTGCGCAGCATTGAGGAGCAGAAAGAGATGCTGACTGCGGATGTGGCGAAGGCTCGTGAGAGTCTGCGCCAGGCGGAAACCGCGCTGGCTGAGCGTCAGCAGGAGGCCAAGGCGGCGGAGGCGAAGACCGAGGAATTCACCACCAAGGCCAGTGAGGTGGTGGCCCAGCATGCCGCGCTGCAAAAGGAGATCACCACTTTGCGGGCGGAAGCCCAGGCCGCGCGAATGGAGCTGGACAAGGCGACGGGCGAAGCTGCAGCACAAAAGCAGGCTGCCATCACGGCTACGGTGGAGGAGCAAAAGCTACGTGCCCAGGCCGGTGAATTGCAGGGGAAGATCACAGGTTTGGAAGCTCTGCTGGTGACATTGGCTGCTGCTCAGACGGGGAAAGTGCAGGATGTGGCCGCTGCCGAACAAAAAGTCTCACAATTGCAGGCGCAGGCTGCCAGCGTCGCCGCGCAGCTCAGCGCAGTGCAGGCAGATGTGCAGCAGCAGCAGGAAAAGCTGGCCGCTGCCCAGAAGGCTAATGAGCAGGCTGGGGCGGAGATCAAAGCCAACCTGGAGTCCGCCAAGGAGGCCCAGTCTGCCCTGCTGTCTGCGGAACAGAGCCGGGACAAAGCCCAGGCGGAAGCCAAGCGCTTGCAAGCTGAGGTTGAAGGCTACGAAGCCCGTACCCCTGGCCTGCGTGCCGAGGCCGAGAAAATGCAGGCGGAGCTGGCCGCGAAGCTGCATAATCTGGCTGCCAGCGAATCCCGTGTGGCTGCCCTGACGCAGCAGACTGCGCAACTTGAGGCCCGGGCCCAGGAGCTGGCCAGCGTGGAATCCAGGCTGACAAAGGGGCGCACGGAGCTGGCCGAGATCACGGCCAAGCATGAGAAACTTTCCACTCAGGTGCCGCCGCTGGCGGCTGCGCGTGAGGAGCATGAAAAAGTATTGCCCGGCCTGAAGACGGAGATCGAAAGCTTGCGGGCGGAGATGACCACGCTGCTGCGCGACAAGCAGTCGACAGCCGCCGCTTTGGAAAAAGCCCAGGCTGATCGCCGCGCTGCCTTTGACCAGACGGAAAGTCTGCGCGCGGAGACGGCGAACCTGGAGAAACTGCTAAACGACAAGCGTAGCAATCTGGAGGCTGAAACCAAAGCCAAGCTGGCTGAGGCTGCGGCTGCGGAGACGCGCCTGCGCGAGCTGCAAACGAAGATTGAAGCCGATGAAAAGCGTTTACTTGAATTGGCGGAAGTGCAGCAAAAACTCGCGAGTGCCACCCAGGGTGTGAAAGAGGCTGAAAAGCAGCGCCTGACCGAAGAAAAAGCCCTGGGCGAACTGGCCCGGCAGCAGGAGGGACTGCGCAAAGACATCGCCAAACTGGAGGCAGAATCCAAGGCATGGAACACCCAGATTTCCGAACAGACGAAAAAGGCCAAGGCGGAGGAAGCCCGGGCGGCAGACTGGGAAAATCGCCTCCAAAAGGCCACTGCGGCTGCGCAGGTGGTGGAGGCGAAGCGGCTGGAGGCCGAGGCCGTGGCCACTCGTGCCCGCGAGGAGGAGAAGGTGCTACGCAAGCAGATCCCGGGCCTGACCACGGAGCTGGCAGGTCTGCAGGCCATGATGACGAGCCTGACCAAGGAGCGTGAAGAGGCCTCGCAATTCGTCACCCGCCTGAACGTCACCACTGAAAATTCTAACAAAAAGCTCGCTGAGCTGCAGCAGCAGATTTCCCAACTGGAAGAAGCCCACAAAATGCGTGAGGAGCGGCTGATGAAAGCCCAGGAGGAGGTGGACAAAGAAGCCGCACGCCTGAAGGCTGCGCAGGAAGGTAGCCGCGCTGCTGAGCAGGCCCAGCAAGATCTGGAAAAAGAGGTGAAGGAAGCCCGCCAGCGTGCTGATGCCGCCCGGACTCAGGCGAACGGTCTGGAGACGGAGCTGGGCACGCGGCTGGACCGGGTGGAGAAGCTGAAGCTGGAAGAGACCCGCCTGACCAAGGAACTGGAAACGCAAACCCAGGAAATCCAGGGCCGGACTGCCGTGATGGCCGAGTTGCAGGACAAAATCCGGCATGAGGAAACCCGCCTGGGCGACTTTACCCAGGTCGGTGGTCAGATCCTTTCCCTGGGGGCTGCCCTGGCCAGCCTGGAAACCCGGCAGGCTGAAGCCAGCAAAAACCTGAGGGATGCGGCGGAGCGTGAGCTGGCGCTGCAGGTGAAGATCAATGCCCTGCAAGAGTCCCTGAACCGTGACTCCGCACGTGCGGAGCAAGCACGGAAGGAACGGACGGCTGTGGAGACGGAGCTGGCCACCTTTACGCAACAGGCCGAGAAACTAGCGGCCTCCCTCCAGGCCCAGGAGAGCGAGCAGCGGAAGCGGCTGGCAGACCTGGATGCACAACTGCATGAGCAGGCCGCTGCCGTGACCCATCTGAAAGCGGAGCTGACGACGCTGAGTGACCGCCGAGCGGAGTTTGCCCAGGCGGAGGCACAGTTGAACCACTGGAAAGAGATCGATGCCCGCCTGCGTGGCCAGCTTTTGGAACTGGAGGAGAAGCACGAAATTCTGCGGCGTGGCCTGCCTGCCGAGGAGGCCACGGTGGTGATGTTCGCCAATGACATCATCAAGCGGATTGATCTCATTGATGCGCTCAGTTCCCGGTATGCGGGCTACAATGGCGGGGATGTGGTGGCGCAGCTTCGCACCCTGCGGCATTCGTTTGAGGATATCCTCCTTCAGCACGGCATCAGCGAATTTGACATTGGCAGTGGTACCGAAGTGGATGTGGAGTTGCGCAAGCGCATCACAGTGGTGGAGTCCGTGCCTGGAAAAAACAAACCTCGGGTGGTGGAAAGCTGCCGCTCAGGGTTTGCCTACTCCCGTGAGGAGGGTCACGAATTCATCCTTCGCAAAGTGGAGGTGAGAACCTCCAGCCAGTAG
- a CDS encoding ion transporter, with the protein MSAAPPDPSPKRERLWRIIFLSDTPVGRAFDVVLLWLIALSVVTIILESVDEIRLPHANLFWTLEWIFTVLFTTEYLARLWSVRRPLRYALSFFGLLDLISILPAYLELLIPGTHYLMALRVLRLMRMFRVLKMAEYLGEASILLAALRASRRKITLFLTTVIGIVLVEGTVVYVLEHEANPDFANIPQAIYWAIVTITTVGYGDVAPITVPGKMMASIIMLTGFAIIAVPTGIVTSELGRAMGKPLAPRRCCNECGWEDHDPLALHCQHCGTKLSSSAE; encoded by the coding sequence ATGAGTGCCGCCCCACCCGACCCCTCTCCCAAACGGGAACGCCTCTGGCGGATCATCTTTCTTTCCGATACTCCGGTAGGCCGGGCCTTTGATGTCGTGCTCCTCTGGCTCATTGCGCTCAGCGTGGTCACCATCATCCTAGAAAGCGTGGATGAAATCCGCCTGCCTCACGCCAATCTTTTCTGGACGCTCGAGTGGATCTTCACGGTCCTTTTCACCACCGAATACCTCGCCCGTCTCTGGTCCGTCCGCCGTCCCTTGCGCTATGCCCTCAGCTTCTTTGGCCTGCTGGACCTCATCTCCATCCTGCCCGCCTACCTGGAGTTGCTCATTCCTGGCACCCACTACCTGATGGCCCTCCGCGTGCTGCGCCTCATGCGCATGTTCCGTGTCCTGAAAATGGCCGAATACCTGGGCGAGGCCAGCATCCTCCTCGCCGCCCTGCGCGCCAGCCGGCGAAAGATCACTCTCTTCCTCACCACCGTCATCGGCATCGTCTTGGTGGAAGGCACCGTCGTTTACGTGCTCGAGCATGAGGCCAACCCGGACTTTGCCAACATCCCCCAGGCCATCTACTGGGCCATCGTCACCATCACCACCGTCGGTTATGGCGATGTCGCCCCCATCACTGTTCCTGGTAAAATGATGGCCTCCATCATCATGCTGACGGGCTTTGCCATCATCGCCGTGCCCACCGGCATCGTCACCAGCGAGCTGGGCCGCGCCATGGGCAAGCCCCTCGCACCCCGTCGTTGCTGCAACGAATGCGGCTGGGAAGATCACGATCCTCTCGCCCTCCACTGCCAGCACTGTGGCACCAAACTCTCCTCTTCCGCCGAATAG
- a CDS encoding dienelactone hydrolase family protein, whose protein sequence is MTLRDPEIVELSTATGPMRALVLRPAGAGRYPGLLFHSEIFQLTGPIVRTAAFLAGHGFVVALPEIYHEYLTAGTVLAYDQAGSDVGNRLKTEKPVAAYDGDNRAVLDYLKRHEACTGSLGSFGPCIGGHLTYRAALQPDVAAAACFYPTDLHKRSLGAGMNDDSLARAAEIKGELMMVFGRQDPHVPAEGRALIYQTLTAAGVNFTWHEFNAAHAFLRDEGLRYDAELGRQALGMTVDFFRRCLA, encoded by the coding sequence ATGACCCTCCGCGATCCTGAAATTGTTGAACTTTCCACGGCTACGGGGCCTATGCGGGCTTTGGTGCTGCGGCCTGCGGGGGCGGGGAGATATCCGGGGTTGTTGTTTCACTCGGAGATTTTTCAACTGACGGGGCCCATCGTGCGCACGGCGGCGTTTCTGGCGGGGCATGGGTTTGTGGTGGCGCTGCCGGAGATCTACCATGAATACCTGACGGCGGGGACAGTGCTGGCGTATGATCAGGCGGGCTCGGATGTGGGGAACCGGCTGAAAACGGAGAAGCCAGTGGCGGCCTATGATGGAGATAACCGGGCGGTGCTGGATTACCTCAAGAGGCATGAGGCTTGCACGGGGAGTCTGGGCTCCTTTGGCCCGTGCATCGGCGGGCATCTGACGTATCGCGCAGCCTTGCAGCCGGACGTGGCAGCAGCGGCCTGTTTTTACCCGACGGATCTGCATAAGCGCAGCCTGGGGGCGGGCATGAATGACGATTCCCTGGCGCGGGCGGCGGAGATCAAGGGGGAACTGATGATGGTCTTTGGCCGTCAGGACCCGCATGTGCCGGCGGAAGGGCGGGCGCTGATCTACCAGACGCTGACGGCGGCCGGGGTGAACTTCACCTGGCACGAGTTCAATGCGGCCCATGCTTTCCTCCGCGATGAGGGTCTGCGCTATGATGCGGAGCTGGGGCGTCAGGCGCTGGGCATGACGGTGGATTTTTTCCGTCGTTGTTTGGCGTGA
- the guaA gene encoding glutamine-hydrolyzing GMP synthase, with translation MTDHEVAVLDYGSQYSQLIVRRVRELGFVSHLYPPAELANLKNPGAIILSGGPRSTSEVDAPDVDFEKLLAFGVPVLGVCYGMQLLNIKHGGTVKPGVTREYGPAKLVVTEHADLFKGISHESQVWMSHSDTCANLAATTQVIATNEDAVPVALKWSDRCWGIQFHPEVTHSHEGTAILKNFLTESGAKLAKFDIQEFKDQMIAQIKTDVGDREVICGVSGGVDSTVLAVLLARAGVKVRCIFIDTGLMRLNESAEVKVLFEEVGVPIEQIDASEVFLGALKGVTDPEQKRRIIGTLFVEEFWKLADDVELLAQGTLYPDVIESATSGSIASKIKTHHNRVDRIMELKAQGKVLEPLAELFKDEVRALGASLGIPHRALWRHPFPGPGLAVRIPGEITPERIVATQQADAIFIAELHRSGWYQHVWQAYAALLPVKTVGVKGDERSYEQAISLRAVISEDAMTADWVELPYEVLRNTSNKILNSVKGVNRVLYDISTKPPASIEWE, from the coding sequence ACCCCGGAGCGATCATCCTTTCTGGTGGCCCGCGCAGCACCTCCGAGGTAGATGCACCGGACGTGGACTTTGAAAAGCTGCTGGCCTTTGGCGTGCCGGTGCTGGGCGTGTGCTATGGCATGCAGCTCCTGAACATCAAACACGGCGGCACGGTGAAGCCAGGGGTCACGCGCGAGTATGGCCCGGCGAAGCTGGTGGTGACGGAGCATGCAGATCTTTTCAAGGGCATCTCCCATGAGTCTCAGGTGTGGATGAGCCACAGCGATACCTGCGCGAATCTGGCGGCGACCACGCAGGTCATCGCCACGAATGAAGATGCGGTGCCGGTGGCGCTGAAGTGGAGCGACCGCTGCTGGGGCATCCAGTTTCACCCGGAGGTGACGCACTCGCACGAGGGCACGGCCATTTTGAAAAACTTCCTCACGGAAAGCGGTGCGAAGCTGGCGAAGTTCGACATCCAAGAGTTCAAGGACCAGATGATCGCCCAGATCAAGACGGACGTGGGTGACCGCGAAGTCATCTGCGGCGTATCCGGCGGTGTGGATAGCACGGTGCTGGCGGTGCTGCTGGCACGCGCGGGCGTGAAGGTGCGCTGCATCTTCATTGATACCGGGCTGATGCGCCTGAATGAATCGGCCGAGGTCAAAGTGCTGTTTGAAGAAGTGGGTGTGCCCATTGAGCAGATTGATGCGAGCGAGGTCTTCCTGGGTGCACTGAAAGGAGTGACGGACCCTGAGCAAAAGCGCCGCATCATCGGCACGCTGTTTGTGGAGGAATTCTGGAAGCTGGCGGACGATGTGGAACTGCTGGCCCAGGGCACGCTGTACCCAGACGTGATCGAGAGCGCTACGAGCGGCTCCATCGCCAGCAAGATCAAGACCCACCACAACCGGGTGGATCGCATCATGGAACTGAAGGCACAGGGCAAGGTGCTGGAGCCTCTGGCCGAGCTGTTTAAGGACGAAGTGCGAGCGCTGGGCGCCAGCCTGGGCATCCCCCATCGCGCCCTGTGGCGGCATCCTTTCCCAGGCCCCGGCCTGGCCGTGCGTATCCCGGGTGAGATTACGCCGGAGCGCATCGTGGCCACGCAGCAGGCGGATGCCATCTTCATCGCGGAGCTGCATCGCAGTGGCTGGTACCAGCACGTGTGGCAGGCCTATGCGGCGCTGCTACCGGTGAAAACCGTGGGCGTGAAGGGCGACGAACGAAGCTACGAGCAGGCCATCTCTCTGCGCGCGGTCATCAGCGAAGATGCGATGACGGCCGACTGGGTGGAGCTGCCGTATGAAGTGCTGCGCAACACGTCTAACAAAATCCTCAACAGCGTGAAGGGTGTGAACCGCGTGCTGTATGACATCAGCACGAAACCACCAGCGAGCATCGAGTGGGAATGA